In one window of Tachypleus tridentatus isolate NWPU-2018 chromosome 2, ASM421037v1, whole genome shotgun sequence DNA:
- the LOC143245500 gene encoding uncharacterized protein LOC143245500 yields the protein MYAFRLHELQEQMVGGEKASDKRLKEERVRKRNYAEKKIKCVRETLSNLDDDDGVMMKVYDDIHDELKAKTVLVKKAKKKIQALEREISDLHSEFEDDRTDYLETIRKQDQQIKLLQQILEKVQPCIRRDCNYSNIDKIKLDSSWDEDLQKWHIPELVIEKIGFPPGKYDSDPSVTYKKTQLPPPGKYDSDPSVTYKKTQLLPPGKYDSDLSVTYKNSASPLGIQPGCNLPLASARSAPTPMDSGYLQESSDEKFRQKLEQGEREDIAGSYFKPRRQEQLLNKFQREANRVFSTREPVSNFLNSNSNREAFGGFQFTRLNNNLSTSLPSNVFKQNGLSEL from the exons ATGTATGCTTTTAGATTACATGAGTTACAAGAACAGATGGTTGGTGGAGAGAAAGCTAGTGACAAAAGATTGAAAGAAGAAAGAGTAAGGAAGAGAAATTATGCTGAGAAAAAGATCAAGTGTGTAAGAG AGACATTGTCTAACTTGGATGATGATGATGGTGTTATGATGAAGGTGTATGATGATATTCATGACGAACTGAAAGCAAAAACTGTTCTTGTGAAGAAAGCTAAGAAGAAG ATACAAGCTCTGGAGAGAGAAATTAGTGACTTGCACAGTGAGTTTGAAGATGATCGCACTGACTATttagaaacaatcagaaaacaAGATCAACAGATCAAGCTACTACAGCAAATCTTAGAAAAGGTTCAGCCCTGCATTCGACGGGATTGTAATTACTCAAACATAGACAAGATTAAGTTGGACAGTTCTTGGGATGAAGACCTACAAAAGTGGCACATTCCAGAGTTAGTTATAGAAAAAATCGGCTTCCCTCCAG GTAAGTATGACAGTGATCCGTCAGTAACTTATAAAAAAACTCAGCTTCCCCCTCCAGGTAAGTATGACAGTGATCCGTCAGTAACTTATAAAAAAACTCAGCTTCTCCCTCCAGGTAAGTATGACAGTGATTTGTCAGTAACTTATAAAAACTCAGCTTCTCCTCTAG GTATCCAACCTGGGTGCAACTTACCTCTGGCTAGTGCTCGTTCTGCTCCTACTCCTATGGACTCAGGCTACCTTCAGGAGTCATCCGATGAAAAGTTTCGACAA AAGTTAGAGCAAGGAGAACGGGAAGACATTGCTGGCTCATACTTTAAACCCAGAAGACAAGAACAGTTACTCAACAAATTTCAGAGAGAAGCTAACAGAGTGTTCT CAACCCGAGAGCCTGTATCTAATTTTCTAAACTCGAACTCAAACAGGGAAGCATTTGGAGGATTTCAGTTCACAAGACTCAATAATAATCTGTCCACCTCATTACCATCTAATGTTTTCAAACAAAACGGGCTGTCAGAACTGTAA